In the Solanum pennellii chromosome 5, SPENNV200 genome, one interval contains:
- the LOC107019212 gene encoding uncharacterized protein LOC107019212, which translates to MTFHYAYALLFLCISIEISPSVSQLLGGEGLVPGLGGQLDNGLFPDISKCLASVFNVPGCVEEIITSFLTIRLRLIGPQCCKAVLEIHDSCWPKILPFGALLPLTLKSFCPIQGSLPPSTPQTLFPNSDMKIVRNIKN; encoded by the coding sequence atgacttttcactATGCGTATGCACTTCTTTTCTTATGCATATCGATCGAGATTTCTCCAAGCGTCTCACAGTTACTCGGAGGAGAAGGTCTTGTACCAGGTTTAGGAGGTCAGCTTGATAATGGTCTTTTCCCAGATATTTCCAAATGCTTAGCATCGGTATTCAATGTTCCTGGATGTGTTGAAGAGATCATAACATCTTTCTTAACGATTCGACTTCGATTAATCGGACCTCAATGTTGCAAAGCTGTATTAGAAATTCACGATAGTTGTTGGCCTAAAATTCTTCCTTTTGGTGCACTTTTACCCTTGACACTCAAAAGTTTTTGCCCCATTCAAGGTTCATTGCCACCATCAACCCCTCAAACACTATTTCCAAATAGCGACATGAAGATCGTACGCAACATTAAAAACTAA
- the LOC107020721 gene encoding prolycopene isomerase, chloroplastic, with product MALRLLPFSPFFNFSSSNRKRKFSMRSEVSTSATLPSKQSVSGKPEADIVVIGSGIGGLCCAGLLARYGQDVLVLESHDVAGGAAHSFDVKGYKFDSGPSLFSGFQSRGPQANPLAQVLDALGESIPCVNYDSWMVYVPEGEFLSRIGPTEFFKDLEKYAGPDSAREWRKLLDVILPISAAAMALPPLSIRGDLGVLSTAAARYAPSLLKSFAQMGPQGALGATKLLRPFSDIIDSLGIKDPFIRNWLDLLAFLLAGVKTNGILSAEMVYMFSEWYKPGCTLEYPLHGSGAIVEALVRGLQKFGGRISLKSHVENIVVEKGRAVGVKLRGGQFVRARKAVVSNASMWDTLSLLPPEAVPKSYQDGIETTQQCESFMHLHLGFDAEGISDDLGIHHIVVNDWDRGVDADQNVVLISVPSVLSPDLAPPGKHVLHAYTPGTEPFEIWEGLDRRSNEYKNLKAVRSEVMWKAVEKALGPGFNREKCEVKLVGTPLTHQRFLRRNRGTYGPAILAGKGTFPGHSTPIPQLMCCGDSTFPGIGVPAVAASGAIVANSLVSVSEHSRLLDAIGI from the exons ATGGCGTTGAGATTACTTCCATTTTCTCCATTCTTCAATTTCAGCTCATCGAATCGAAAACGTAAATTTTCTATGCGTAGTGAAGTTTCTACCTCTGCTACTCTTCCTTCCAAACAATCCGTCTCAG GCAAGCCAGAAGCAGATATCGTTGTTATTGGGAGCGGTATAGGTGGGCTATGTTGTGCTGGACTTCTTGCTAGGTATGGACAAGATGTTTTAGTACTCGAAAGTCATGATGTAGCTGGAGGTGCAGCTCACTCTTTTGATGTTAAAGGGTACAAATTCGACTCTGGTCCATCGCTGTTCTCTGGTTTTCAATCAAGAGGTCCTCAGGCTAATCCATTAGCACAG GTTCTTGATGCATTAGGTGAATCGATTCCCTGTGTCAATTATGACTCGTGGATGGTATACGTACCTGAAGGTGAATTCCTGTCACGCATTGGCCCAACAGAGTTTTTTAAG GATCTAGAGAAGTATGCAGGACCAGATTCAGCGAGAGAGTGGAGGAAACTTCTT GACGTGATACTTCCAATCTCAGCAGCTGCAATGGCTCTGCCTCCACTATCTATCCGAGGGGACTTGGGCGTTCTTTCGACTGCTGCTGCTAGATATGCACCTTCTCTCTTAAAATCTTTTGCTCAAATGGGACCTCAAGGAGCCCTTGGTGCTACCAAGCTTCTCAGACCCTTTTCAGATATCATTGATTCTTTGGGGATAAAAGACCCTTTTATACGAAATTGGCTGGATCTCCTAGCTTTCTTGCTTGCCGGGGTGAAAACTAACGGCATACTCTCAGCAGAAATG GTGTACATGTTCTCAGAATGGTATAAGCCAGGTTGTACTCTAGAATATCCACTTCATGGAAGTGGAGCAATTGTTGAGGCTCTTGTTCGAGGATTACAAAAGTTTGGTGGACGGATTTCTCTCAAGAGTCACGTAGAAAACATAGTTGTTGAAAAGGGTCGAGCTGTTGGAGTCAAACTAAGAGGTGGCCAA TTTGTCCGTGCTAGGAAGGCTGTAGTCAGTAATGCATCTATGTGGGATACACTGAGTTTATTGCCTCCAGAAGCTGTCCCCAAGTCATACCAGGACGGGATTGAAACGACCCAACAGTGTGAATCATTCATGCATCTGCATTTGGGTTTTGATGCAGAG GGTATATCTGATGACCTGGGAATCCATCATATAGTAGTTAATGACTGGGACCGAGGGGTTGATGCTGATCAGAACGTTGTACTGATATCTGTCCCGAGTGTGCTTAGTCCAGATCTTGCTCCACCTGGAAAGCATGTTTTGCATGCTTATACCCCCGGAACTGAGCCATTTGAAATTTGGGAAGGTCTTGATCGCCGAAGCAATGAGTACAAAAACCTCAAGGCTGTAAGATCCGAG GTAATGTGGAAGGCTGTAGAGAAAGCACTTGGGCCAGGATTTAATCGCGAGAAGTGTGAGGTGAAATTAGTGGGAACTCCATTGACACATCAAAGATTTCTTAGAAGAAACAGAGGGACCTATGGGCCAGCTATATTAGCAG GTAAAGGAACGTTTCCTGGACACTCAACACCAATTCCACAACTCATGTGCTGTGGAGACTCTACTTTTCCTGGCATTGGAGTTCCTGCAGTTGCTGCTAGTGGTGCCATAGTCGCGAATTCATTGGTTTCTGTGTCAGAACATTCGCGCCTTCTTGATGCTATAGGGATATGA